A genomic stretch from Mastacembelus armatus chromosome 12, fMasArm1.2, whole genome shotgun sequence includes:
- the LOC113124886 gene encoding heat shock protein 30-like has product MLCSHGFQSALSPFMGFSWPVRSLWPEVRPLFCQQDLLQRNLQELCSSLELMHKLQHKILEETEPFQSSGAVQPLSFQLDKEGQHFGLTLDTRGFSPEELSVRQVGRKLRVSGKTEKKQEDGKGSYSYRLQEFRQEFDLPEGLNPEAVTCCLAPDGKLHIQAAKAPCVEEAERELTIKRSLEEKPQQSVCPHTEDNSTDTGSTGQA; this is encoded by the coding sequence atgCTGTGCTCTCATGGATTCCAGTCTGCCCTCAGTCCATTCATGGGCTTCAGCTGGCCTGTACGCAGCCTGTGGCCAGAGGTCAGACCTCTGTTCTGTCAGCAGGATCTACTGCAGAGAAACCTACAGGAGCTGTGCAGCAGTCTGGAGCTGATGCACAAACTTCAGCACAAGATCCTGGAGGAGACTGAGCCTTTCCAAAGCAGTGGGGCCGTGCAGCCGCTCTCCTTCCAGCTGGACAAAGAGGGACAGCACTTTGGCCTGACCCTGGACACTCGTGGCTTTTCCCCAGAGGAGCTGTCTGTCAGGCAGGTGGGCAGGAAGCTGAGGGTCAGTgggaagacagagaagaagcaggaggaCGGGAAAGGCTCCTACTCTTACAGACTCCAGGAGTTCAGACAGGAGTTTGATCTGCCTGAAGGACTCAACCCTGAAGCCGTCACCTGCTGCCTGGCTCCAGACGGGAAGCTCCACATCCAGGCAGCCAAAGCTCCGTGTGTTGAGGAGGCTGAGAGAGAGCTGACTATCAAGAGGAGCTTGGAGGAGAAACcacagcagagtgtgtgtccacacacagAAGACAACAGCACAGATACAGGCAGCACAGGACAAGCCTGA